A window of the Mus pahari chromosome 1, PAHARI_EIJ_v1.1, whole genome shotgun sequence genome harbors these coding sequences:
- the Ahsp gene encoding alpha-hemoglobin-stabilizing protein: protein MAPFQSNKDLISTGIKEFNVLLDQQVFDDPLISEEDMVIVVDDWVNLYTNYYKKLVLGEQEEQDRALTELQQELSSLGSQFLAKYRTFLKSKEPPSNTLPSS, encoded by the exons ATGGCCCCTTTTCAGAGCAATAAGGACCTGATCTCTACAGGGATAAAGGAGTTTAACGTTCTGCTGGATCAGCAG GTCTTTGATGATCCCCTTATCTCTGAAGAAGACATGGTGATTGTGGTTGATGACTGGGTGAACTTGTACACCAACTATTACAAGAAGCTCGTgcttggggagcaggaggagcaagaCAGGGCGCTGACGGAACTCCAGCAAGAGCTGAGTAGTCTGGGCAGCCAGTTTCTAGCCAAATACAGGACCTTTCTGAAGTCCAAAGAGCCCCCAAGCAATACACTGCCCTCCTCATAG